A window of Prolixibacter sp. SD074 contains these coding sequences:
- a CDS encoding efflux RND transporter periplasmic adaptor subunit — MRNQLFIILAAVVLIFTACGPNKNSNNEEAGASGQLQLSREQIAHTNIAFGLPMEKNMSDEIPARGVVALPPDGQALVNSFSSCIVKRVFVHMGQKVSRGQVMAMLTGPELIMMQENYLKSVYTLEMLEKDYQRLQQLEGDNISSRKQIEQAKAAYLSEKAGVQSLRERLRLQHINIDKLMSDGIQSEIPVICPIDGMVNKINFSIGQILSPDQVLFEVLDLSRLVLKISVLERDIPHISVGQHVMFIPSNLGDKPYPAKVVAIGGKVEETAKVVSVLLKPDEMPKKLMPGMFVAAMIRVDAHMAQCVPEASLIYDENNNSILFYTEDDPEKSGSVTFRHLKVEPGYRNNGFAEVSGLNQLPANAHVVFDGGYYLYSELLKMKE; from the coding sequence ATGAGAAATCAACTTTTTATCATCCTTGCCGCAGTCGTGCTGATTTTTACAGCCTGCGGCCCAAATAAAAACAGTAACAACGAGGAAGCCGGAGCTTCCGGACAGTTACAACTTAGCCGAGAACAAATTGCCCATACCAATATTGCTTTCGGGCTACCGATGGAGAAAAATATGTCGGACGAAATACCGGCGAGAGGGGTGGTGGCGTTGCCACCGGATGGGCAAGCGCTTGTCAATTCTTTCTCATCATGCATTGTGAAACGGGTTTTTGTGCATATGGGGCAGAAGGTTAGTCGTGGACAAGTTATGGCGATGCTAACCGGACCGGAATTGATTATGATGCAGGAGAATTACCTCAAAAGTGTATACACGCTGGAAATGCTTGAGAAAGATTACCAACGCCTTCAGCAACTTGAAGGGGATAATATTTCTTCGCGGAAGCAAATTGAACAGGCGAAGGCTGCTTACTTATCCGAAAAAGCAGGTGTGCAATCACTACGTGAAAGATTGCGGCTGCAACACATCAATATTGACAAGCTAATGAGTGATGGCATTCAGAGTGAAATTCCGGTCATCTGTCCTATTGATGGAATGGTCAACAAGATTAATTTCTCAATAGGCCAGATTCTTTCTCCTGATCAGGTACTTTTCGAAGTGCTGGATTTAAGCCGGTTGGTATTGAAAATTTCCGTTCTGGAACGCGATATTCCCCATATTTCAGTGGGTCAACATGTCATGTTCATTCCTTCCAATTTGGGTGATAAGCCTTATCCCGCCAAAGTAGTGGCTATTGGTGGTAAGGTGGAAGAAACCGCTAAAGTGGTTAGTGTGCTCCTGAAGCCAGACGAGATGCCGAAGAAACTTATGCCGGGCATGTTTGTCGCTGCCATGATTCGGGTGGATGCCCATATGGCACAATGTGTACCTGAAGCTTCGCTGATTTATGATGAAAATAATAATTCCATCCTGTTTTATACAGAAGATGATCCGGAAAAGTCTGGGAGCGTTACTTTTCGGCACCTTAAAGTGGAACCCGGATACCGGAATAACGGTTTTGCTGAGGTTAGCGGCCTTAATCAATTACCTGCTAATGCGCACGTAGTTTTCGATGGTGGGTATTATCTCTATTCTGAACTGTTGAAAATGAAGGAATAA
- a CDS encoding CusA/CzcA family heavy metal efflux RND transporter: protein MLDRIIEFSIRNKLVIGLLTLALIGLGIFNFTRLPIDAVPDITNNQVQVTTVSPSLAPQEVEQFITFPIEVVMANIQGVKEIRSISRFGLSVVTIVFEDRIDTHIARQMVSEQIKRAEQDIPAGYGTPEMMPITTGLGEIFQYVLVPEKGYEKAFNPMKIRTVQDWIVKRQLSGIPGIVEISSFGGEVKQYEVAVKPRDLVGMNVTITEIYNALVRNNENTGGSYIEKGPHRYYIRAEGLVRDEKDIGNILIKNVNGYPLFIKDVAVVKLSSPPRFGAMTKDGKGETVGGITLMLKGANTSQVIKEVRKRIDLVQKSLPEGLIIEPYLDRSQFIAKTINTVKQNLLEGGIIVIFILILLLGNYRSGLIVASVIPLSMLFAFIMMNIFGVTANLMSLGAIDFGLIVDGAVIVVEGIVYLLHQRFNGKILKAAEMDDTVSTATHRVGRSAAFGVIIILIVYLPILAFTGIEGKNFKPMAQTVSFALLGALILSLTYVPMISAVFLSRKVKEGHSLADRIIDFLSRSHRPVLKWALRHKFMVLLVTIVLFVATMFSFSRLGGEFMPTLEEGDLACQMTIAPGASLGQSIKTTTQVEKILMKQFPEVKTVVSKIGTAEIPTDPMAVEDADIMIIMKDKKEWVSADNREELVAKMKKALDVIPGASFDFSQPIQLRFNELMTGVKADVAVKIYGEDMNLLFEKANEAATIIQGVQGAGDVRVEQVTGLPQMMVRFDRDKLAHYNLDITDVNNVIRTGFAGEKAGLVFEGERRFDLVIRLDEAYRKDIRALERLRINKPDGKLILLNQVATVTMENGPMQISRDNTHRRIVIGINVRNRDVESFVNDINNKLQSEVKLPPGYYFSYGGQFENLQSAKKSSSIAVPVALVLIFIMLYFAFSSLKQATMIFTAIPLAVMGGVWTLFMRGMPFSISAGVGFIALFGIVVLNGIVLISYYNQLEQEGVADIYERVLKGTSMRLRPVLLTASTDALGFLPMAVSTAAGAEVQRPLATVVIGGLITSTFLTLVVLPVIYYLFHSGEWKNLFKWKKKPVATAVLLLLLFPVGKSWAQGPARTVTLGQAVEMVLNNNLSVKARSLMVEREQALKKSSFSLDPVMLQYDKGKINTNYNDYNFQVRQRFEFPTMYGANARLANENIRQSELALGKEKSMLTTQVKMLYSRSQIAGEKLRLLRRRDSLFGAMEKAADRQLESGAIGLSEYNLLKAEALRYRQELLTGQAAFETHLGQLQVFLYSEERIMPVSGELEHFQPVRLLPDTTSNSWDYRMMLQDVARKNAEVKLSRNNWAPAFSVGYFDQSFDGNKGYDGWSVGLEIPIWFWSQTSKTKALKLERESLTYQAAQQQQQDWALQKQLIMQQQQLSKSLDMYESEIVPRARELLKAAIKSREVGQTDYIGFSRMAGEAFLSRFNYLDILQQYNETVLQLNLVMGSPETK, encoded by the coding sequence ATGCTTGATAGAATTATTGAATTTTCCATCAGGAACAAGTTGGTCATCGGATTATTGACCCTTGCCCTGATTGGATTGGGGATTTTCAACTTTACCAGGTTACCCATAGACGCCGTCCCTGATATCACCAATAACCAGGTGCAGGTTACAACAGTATCTCCTTCGCTGGCTCCGCAGGAAGTTGAACAGTTCATCACTTTTCCCATCGAGGTGGTGATGGCCAACATTCAGGGAGTGAAAGAGATTCGATCCATTTCGCGGTTTGGCCTTTCGGTGGTCACCATTGTGTTCGAAGACCGGATAGATACCCATATTGCCAGGCAGATGGTGAGTGAGCAGATTAAGAGGGCGGAGCAGGATATTCCGGCCGGTTATGGTACGCCTGAAATGATGCCAATTACTACTGGTCTCGGCGAGATCTTTCAGTATGTTTTGGTTCCTGAAAAGGGGTATGAAAAGGCATTCAATCCGATGAAGATCCGCACGGTTCAGGATTGGATCGTCAAGCGGCAATTGTCCGGAATTCCTGGTATTGTCGAAATCAGCAGTTTCGGGGGAGAGGTAAAACAGTACGAAGTAGCGGTAAAGCCCCGTGACCTAGTGGGAATGAATGTGACCATCACCGAGATTTACAATGCGCTGGTACGGAACAATGAGAATACGGGGGGCAGTTACATCGAAAAAGGCCCTCACCGGTATTATATAAGGGCAGAGGGATTGGTTCGTGATGAAAAGGACATCGGGAATATTCTCATTAAGAATGTAAATGGCTACCCACTGTTTATTAAAGATGTTGCTGTTGTGAAGCTTTCGTCTCCGCCACGTTTTGGAGCCATGACCAAGGATGGTAAAGGAGAAACGGTGGGAGGAATCACGCTCATGCTCAAAGGAGCTAATACTTCTCAGGTAATCAAAGAGGTAAGAAAACGGATTGATCTGGTTCAAAAAAGTCTTCCCGAAGGTTTAATAATCGAGCCATACCTCGACCGTTCGCAGTTTATCGCCAAAACAATTAATACCGTTAAACAAAACCTGCTGGAAGGAGGTATCATAGTTATCTTCATCCTGATTTTATTGCTCGGGAATTATCGGTCCGGGCTTATTGTTGCGTCGGTTATTCCACTTTCGATGCTGTTTGCCTTCATCATGATGAATATTTTCGGGGTTACGGCAAACCTTATGAGTTTGGGCGCCATCGACTTCGGTTTGATTGTCGACGGTGCCGTCATTGTGGTGGAGGGAATTGTCTACCTTTTACATCAGCGGTTTAACGGCAAAATACTTAAGGCCGCCGAAATGGATGACACTGTTTCGACGGCCACACACCGGGTTGGTCGCTCTGCGGCATTTGGCGTCATTATCATCCTGATAGTTTACTTGCCAATTTTGGCTTTTACCGGCATTGAGGGAAAGAACTTTAAGCCGATGGCACAAACTGTCAGTTTTGCATTGCTGGGCGCATTGATATTGTCTTTGACCTATGTGCCGATGATTAGCGCTGTTTTTCTTTCCCGGAAGGTAAAAGAAGGACATAGCCTGGCGGACCGGATCATTGATTTTCTGAGCCGGTCACATCGGCCGGTTCTAAAATGGGCGCTGAGGCACAAATTTATGGTTTTGCTCGTTACCATCGTGTTGTTTGTGGCGACTATGTTCTCATTCTCGCGGTTGGGTGGTGAGTTTATGCCAACGCTGGAAGAGGGTGATTTGGCTTGTCAGATGACTATTGCTCCGGGGGCGTCGTTAGGGCAGAGTATCAAAACCACTACGCAGGTCGAAAAAATTCTCATGAAACAGTTTCCCGAAGTAAAAACGGTGGTCTCGAAAATCGGAACTGCAGAGATTCCGACTGACCCGATGGCTGTGGAAGATGCGGATATCATGATTATCATGAAGGATAAGAAAGAGTGGGTGAGTGCAGATAACCGGGAGGAGCTGGTCGCCAAAATGAAAAAGGCACTGGACGTAATTCCGGGGGCATCATTCGATTTTTCACAACCCATTCAGTTACGTTTTAACGAGTTGATGACAGGTGTGAAAGCGGATGTGGCCGTTAAGATCTACGGCGAAGATATGAACCTGCTTTTCGAGAAAGCGAACGAAGCTGCTACAATTATTCAGGGAGTTCAGGGGGCAGGTGATGTTCGAGTAGAGCAGGTTACGGGGCTTCCGCAGATGATGGTCCGTTTTGATCGGGATAAACTGGCTCATTATAACCTCGATATTACAGATGTCAACAATGTCATTCGGACAGGATTTGCGGGTGAGAAGGCCGGTCTGGTGTTCGAAGGTGAACGACGGTTTGATTTGGTTATACGATTGGATGAAGCTTACCGGAAAGATATCCGGGCTTTGGAGCGGTTGCGCATTAATAAACCGGATGGCAAACTGATATTGTTGAACCAGGTGGCCACGGTGACCATGGAGAATGGTCCGATGCAGATTAGCCGCGACAATACTCACAGGCGCATTGTCATCGGTATCAATGTTAGAAACCGCGACGTGGAATCGTTTGTCAACGATATCAACAATAAGCTGCAGTCTGAAGTAAAATTACCTCCGGGTTATTATTTCAGTTACGGTGGGCAGTTCGAAAATTTGCAATCGGCCAAGAAGAGCTCATCCATTGCAGTTCCGGTTGCGCTCGTGCTGATTTTCATTATGCTCTATTTCGCATTCAGCTCATTGAAACAGGCTACCATGATTTTTACGGCTATTCCATTGGCTGTCATGGGAGGTGTTTGGACGTTATTTATGCGAGGTATGCCTTTCAGTATCTCAGCTGGTGTTGGTTTTATTGCCCTGTTCGGCATTGTGGTGTTGAACGGTATCGTGTTGATATCCTACTATAACCAATTAGAACAGGAGGGAGTAGCTGATATTTATGAGCGGGTGTTGAAAGGGACCAGTATGCGTTTACGCCCGGTGCTGCTGACGGCTTCGACTGATGCATTAGGTTTCTTACCGATGGCCGTTTCGACGGCAGCCGGGGCCGAGGTGCAGCGTCCACTGGCGACGGTAGTTATCGGTGGTTTGATAACTTCTACATTCCTCACATTGGTCGTTCTGCCGGTTATCTATTACCTGTTTCATTCGGGCGAATGGAAGAATCTTTTTAAATGGAAAAAGAAACCGGTGGCTACGGCCGTTCTGTTGCTGTTACTTTTCCCGGTAGGTAAAAGCTGGGCGCAGGGACCGGCCAGGACCGTTACGCTAGGCCAGGCAGTGGAGATGGTGCTGAATAATAACCTTTCGGTGAAAGCCCGTTCGTTGATGGTGGAACGGGAACAGGCTTTGAAGAAATCTTCTTTCTCTCTGGATCCGGTTATGCTGCAGTATGATAAAGGAAAGATAAATACCAATTATAACGACTACAATTTTCAGGTGCGGCAGCGATTTGAATTTCCAACGATGTACGGAGCTAATGCCCGCCTGGCAAATGAAAATATCCGGCAAAGTGAACTGGCGCTCGGAAAAGAAAAATCGATGCTGACAACACAGGTGAAGATGCTGTACTCCCGCAGCCAGATTGCAGGTGAGAAACTTCGGTTGCTTCGCCGGCGCGACAGCTTGTTTGGGGCGATGGAGAAGGCCGCTGACAGGCAATTGGAAAGTGGTGCCATTGGGCTGAGCGAGTATAACCTGTTAAAAGCCGAGGCATTGCGATACCGGCAGGAGCTGTTGACTGGCCAAGCAGCTTTTGAGACACACTTGGGGCAACTGCAGGTTTTCCTGTATTCAGAAGAACGAATCATGCCTGTATCTGGCGAATTGGAACATTTTCAACCGGTCCGTTTATTACCTGATACAACATCGAATTCATGGGATTACCGGATGATGCTGCAAGATGTGGCCCGGAAAAATGCGGAAGTCAAACTTTCGCGAAACAATTGGGCGCCGGCTTTTTCTGTCGGATATTTCGATCAGAGTTTCGATGGAAACAAAGGATATGACGGCTGGAGTGTTGGCCTCGAGATTCCGATCTGGTTCTGGTCGCAAACATCAAAAACCAAAGCGCTGAAACTGGAGCGTGAATCGTTGACTTATCAGGCAGCTCAGCAGCAGCAACAGGATTGGGCGCTTCAGAAACAATTGATCATGCAGCAGCAACAATTATCCAAAAGCCTGGATATGTATGAATCAGAAATTGTTCCCCGAGCCAGGGAACTGCTAAAGGCTGCGATAAAAAGCCGTGAAGTGGGACAAACCGACTATATCGGATTTTCGCGAATGGCAGGCGAGGCGTTTCTGTCCCGGTTCAATTACCTCGATATCCTTCAGCAATATAATGAGACAGTTTTGCAATTGAATTTAGTAATGGGTTCCCCGGAAACAAAATAA
- the corA gene encoding magnesium/cobalt transporter CorA: MKNPHIKRRNTRKKKVSQKTGLPPGSMVFIGDKHEEAPELTIIDYDASKFEVNTNATLQDALRRKEANPVSWINIDKLHDVELMEKLGSHYEIHPLLMEDILNTDLRPKVEDEDDYVMLSLKMLSYEEQTGNLITEQISLILGKNYIISFKEKPDTVFEPVINRLSSSKGTIRSRGADYLFYALTDVVVDNYFTIIENIGNDLEKLEDWIFNHPGEEALQEIHRIKGDLLQLRKITYPIREAMRKLENDDIELIEDKTRKYFTDIYEHIIQIIETVESYREVVSGLKDLYLSSISFRMNKVMQVLTIIGTIFIPLTFIVGVYGMNFENMPELHWKYAYFILWGIMITLVLILIWYFKKKKWI, encoded by the coding sequence ATGAAAAATCCACACATCAAAAGGCGCAATACCCGGAAAAAGAAAGTATCTCAAAAAACCGGCCTGCCACCCGGCAGCATGGTTTTCATTGGCGACAAACACGAAGAAGCCCCTGAATTAACCATCATCGATTACGATGCTTCAAAGTTTGAAGTCAATACCAACGCCACCCTGCAGGATGCACTCAGGCGAAAAGAGGCCAATCCGGTAAGTTGGATCAACATCGACAAGCTACACGATGTGGAACTGATGGAAAAATTGGGTAGCCACTATGAGATACACCCTCTTTTAATGGAAGATATCCTGAATACGGATTTACGTCCAAAAGTGGAAGACGAGGATGATTATGTGATGCTGAGTTTGAAAATGCTTAGTTACGAGGAACAAACAGGCAATCTGATAACTGAACAAATCAGCCTCATCCTGGGAAAAAATTATATTATTAGCTTTAAGGAAAAGCCCGATACTGTATTCGAACCTGTTATAAATCGGCTCTCTTCATCCAAAGGAACCATTCGCTCGCGGGGAGCTGATTACCTTTTTTATGCACTAACCGATGTGGTCGTCGATAATTATTTTACCATTATCGAAAATATTGGGAATGATTTGGAGAAACTGGAAGACTGGATTTTTAATCATCCCGGCGAAGAAGCACTTCAGGAAATTCACCGCATAAAAGGGGATTTACTTCAGCTTCGGAAAATAACTTACCCGATTCGCGAAGCAATGCGAAAACTGGAGAACGATGATATTGAATTAATTGAAGATAAAACCCGCAAATATTTCACCGATATTTATGAGCACATCATTCAAATCATCGAAACCGTTGAATCATACCGGGAAGTAGTTTCCGGGCTGAAAGATTTGTACCTGTCAAGCATCAGCTTCCGGATGAATAAAGTGATGCAGGTACTCACCATCATTGGCACCATTTTTATTCCACTCACATTTATAGTAGGCGTGTACGGAATGAATTTCGAAAACATGCCAGAACTTCACTGGAAGTACGCCTATTTCATTTTGTGGGGAATCATGATCACTCTTGTTCTTATCCTCATCTGGTACTTCAAAAAGAAAAAGTGGATTTAA
- a CDS encoding dicarboxylate/amino acid:cation symporter, translated as MKKIKIDLHWQILIALVLAVVVGIFFKPVVPYVSWMGDIFLRLLKMIVIPLILTSIISGISSIGGHGNFGLLGLKTIAYYVVTSLLSITTGLVLANLVKPGIGVDITAIENVDKLQVQHKSFSETLIDIVPDNIFKAMVDNELLSIIFVAIIIGIFLSRLNSQHRKLLVDLFTSSFELFMKITMFIIKLAPYGVFGLIVKVVAEQQDFGNLVYRLGAFMLTVLVALFIHAFITLPLLVKFVGKAKPFKHMKNVATPLLTAFSTASSAAALPLNMNDTHENSGVSEKITNFTLPIGATVNMDGTAIYIAAVVMFIAQAQGVTMDLKEQFIILITALLASIGTAAIPMGSLVIITILLNVLGLPFELIALVLPVDRILDMFRTATNVWSDSCGAVIIAKSEGEELNV; from the coding sequence ATGAAAAAAATAAAGATAGATCTTCACTGGCAAATTCTGATTGCTCTTGTACTCGCTGTTGTCGTTGGTATATTTTTCAAACCTGTAGTCCCTTATGTGAGCTGGATGGGTGATATTTTTCTCAGGTTACTGAAAATGATTGTCATCCCTCTGATTCTCACTTCCATTATTTCGGGAATATCCAGCATTGGCGGGCACGGGAATTTTGGTCTTCTCGGGTTAAAAACCATAGCTTACTACGTTGTAACCAGCCTGTTGTCGATTACCACCGGGCTGGTTTTGGCCAATCTGGTTAAACCGGGTATCGGCGTCGATATTACAGCGATTGAGAATGTTGACAAGCTGCAGGTTCAGCACAAAAGTTTCAGCGAAACCCTCATCGACATTGTTCCGGACAATATCTTCAAAGCAATGGTTGACAACGAGTTGTTATCCATCATTTTTGTCGCTATTATCATCGGAATATTTCTGTCCAGACTGAATAGCCAGCATCGTAAGTTATTAGTCGATCTATTTACTTCCAGCTTCGAGTTGTTCATGAAAATTACCATGTTCATCATTAAGCTGGCACCTTACGGAGTATTTGGATTGATTGTGAAAGTGGTGGCTGAGCAGCAAGATTTTGGTAATCTGGTTTACCGTCTGGGCGCATTTATGCTAACCGTCCTGGTAGCATTATTCATTCATGCTTTCATCACTTTACCCCTGCTGGTCAAATTTGTGGGAAAGGCCAAGCCATTCAAGCATATGAAAAACGTAGCTACACCGTTGTTGACGGCTTTTTCCACAGCCTCATCGGCAGCTGCATTGCCCTTGAATATGAATGACACCCATGAAAATTCGGGCGTTTCGGAAAAAATAACCAACTTCACTTTGCCGATTGGCGCTACAGTCAACATGGATGGCACGGCTATTTACATCGCTGCCGTTGTGATGTTTATCGCACAGGCACAGGGAGTTACGATGGACTTAAAAGAACAATTCATTATCCTAATCACCGCGTTGCTGGCCAGTATTGGTACAGCGGCCATTCCAATGGGAAGCCTCGTTATCATTACCATTTTGCTGAATGTACTGGGATTGCCTTTCGAACTAATTGCCCTGGTGCTTCCGGTCGACCGGATACTCGACATGTTCCGGACAGCCACCAACGTGTGGAGTGATTCCTGCGGTGCCGTTATTATTGCCAAATCGGAAGGAGAAGAGCTAAACGTATAG
- a CDS encoding adenosine deaminase — protein MEQFIKNLPKAELHLHIEGSFEPELMFEIAERNHVNIPYASVEDLRNAYQFSKLQDFLDIYYAGANVLQTRQDFYDLTWAYLKKAHENKILHAEIFFDPQTHTSRGVPFQLVVEGIVDALNDGRKELGVSSKLIMSFLRHLSEESAFETLNEALPYREKIVAVGLDSSEKGNPPGKFERVFDKAREMGFLTVAHAGEEGPSEYVWGALQALSVSRIDHGNRSLEDNDLVALLSDEQVPLTICPLSNLKLQVIKDMWEHPLKIMLDKGLKVTINSDDPAYFGGYVNENYLAVTKALELNKDHLYRLARNSFESAFLLPEEKQRYLAILDAYFHNSNRKLSS, from the coding sequence ATGGAACAGTTTATTAAAAATCTCCCTAAAGCCGAGCTGCACCTGCACATTGAGGGTAGCTTTGAGCCTGAACTCATGTTTGAAATTGCTGAGCGTAACCATGTGAACATACCTTACGCCTCAGTTGAAGACTTACGCAATGCATATCAATTTAGCAAGCTGCAGGATTTTCTTGATATTTATTACGCCGGAGCCAATGTGCTGCAAACCCGTCAGGATTTTTACGACCTGACCTGGGCATACCTAAAAAAGGCCCATGAAAATAAAATATTACATGCCGAGATATTTTTCGATCCCCAAACGCATACTTCCCGTGGAGTACCTTTTCAGTTGGTTGTCGAGGGAATTGTCGATGCGTTGAACGATGGAAGAAAAGAGCTCGGGGTTTCCTCCAAGTTAATCATGAGTTTTCTGCGCCATCTTTCTGAAGAGTCTGCTTTTGAAACATTAAATGAAGCGCTGCCCTACCGTGAAAAAATTGTAGCTGTTGGGCTCGATTCATCTGAGAAAGGCAATCCGCCCGGAAAATTCGAACGAGTATTTGATAAAGCCCGCGAAATGGGATTTCTAACGGTTGCCCATGCCGGTGAGGAAGGCCCTTCGGAATATGTATGGGGCGCCCTTCAAGCCCTGAGTGTATCTCGTATCGACCATGGAAACCGTAGCCTGGAGGATAACGATTTGGTCGCTTTGCTGTCAGATGAACAGGTCCCGCTCACCATCTGCCCACTGTCAAATCTAAAACTGCAAGTGATAAAAGATATGTGGGAACATCCTTTGAAAATCATGCTTGACAAAGGGTTGAAAGTGACCATTAATTCCGATGATCCCGCTTATTTTGGAGGCTATGTCAACGAAAATTACCTGGCCGTTACCAAAGCACTCGAATTAAATAAAGATCATTTGTACCGGTTGGCACGAAATTCGTTCGAGTCTGCCTTCCTGCTTCCGGAGGAGAAACAGCGCTACCTGGCCATTCTGGATGCTTACTTTCACAACAGCAACCGGAAACTTTCGAGCTAA
- the msrA gene encoding peptide-methionine (S)-S-oxide reductase MsrA, which produces MNEKAKYDTATFGTGCFWCTEAIFSELKGVKEAISGYSGGTVKNPSYREVCTGKTGHAECIQVIYNPKVISYPELLKVFWQTHDPTTLNRQGHDVGTQYRSVIFYHNEKQKEFAEGYKKKLNSAGIWDNPIVTEITKFEVFYPAEDYHQKYYENNSTQPYCRLVVTPKLEKFRKVFKDKLK; this is translated from the coding sequence ATGAATGAAAAAGCCAAATACGATACAGCAACTTTCGGTACGGGTTGTTTCTGGTGTACCGAAGCTATCTTTAGTGAATTAAAAGGAGTAAAGGAAGCCATTTCCGGTTACTCGGGCGGTACTGTAAAAAATCCATCCTACCGGGAAGTTTGTACCGGAAAGACCGGACATGCCGAGTGCATCCAGGTTATTTACAACCCCAAAGTCATTTCGTATCCGGAATTACTTAAAGTATTCTGGCAAACGCATGATCCGACTACGTTGAACCGTCAGGGACATGATGTAGGGACGCAATATCGCTCCGTGATTTTCTATCACAACGAAAAACAAAAGGAGTTCGCTGAAGGCTACAAGAAAAAACTTAATAGTGCAGGCATTTGGGATAACCCGATTGTGACGGAAATTACAAAATTTGAAGTTTTTTATCCGGCAGAAGATTACCACCAGAAATACTACGAAAACAACAGTACCCAACCGTATTGCCGTCTGGTGGTTACACCCAAACTGGAGAAATTCCGAAAAGTCTTCAAGGATAAGCTGAAATAG
- a CDS encoding nitroreductase family protein → MRNRSYRRYVEEFRIDRKVLLDLVELTRYAASGQNAQPLKYKLSYEPEINEKVFEHLAWANYLTDWPGPGKGERPSAYILVLLDREIAQQCFCDDGIAMQNILLGAVDKGLGGCILRAVHKPALRKLFQISERYDIMDVVALGKPAEVIQIEDLGADGDSRYYRDEDNVHHVPKRKLADLVID, encoded by the coding sequence ATGAGAAATCGCAGTTACAGGCGGTACGTCGAAGAGTTCCGGATTGACCGGAAGGTATTACTCGATTTGGTTGAGTTGACAAGGTATGCTGCATCAGGACAGAATGCGCAACCACTGAAATATAAACTGAGCTACGAACCTGAAATTAACGAAAAGGTATTTGAGCACCTGGCATGGGCCAATTACCTGACCGATTGGCCCGGGCCGGGAAAAGGTGAGCGCCCCTCTGCTTATATCCTTGTTTTGCTTGACCGGGAAATAGCGCAACAATGCTTTTGCGATGACGGCATTGCTATGCAGAACATTTTGCTTGGCGCTGTTGATAAAGGGTTGGGAGGATGTATTTTGCGGGCAGTGCATAAACCGGCTTTGCGCAAATTGTTTCAAATTTCCGAACGGTATGATATTATGGATGTGGTTGCGTTGGGAAAACCGGCCGAAGTGATACAGATTGAAGATTTGGGAGCCGACGGTGACTCGCGCTACTACCGTGATGAAGATAATGTCCATCATGTGCCCAAACGTAAACTGGCCGATCTTGTAATTGATTAG
- a CDS encoding sulfite exporter TauE/SafE family protein: MLMFTGRTNVSLTYKYLMDIVFLIIIGIFTGLVTGLTGASGVMVVVPLIHLLLKFSIHEAIGTSLLVDVLTPLAIAYTFYKNGNIDMKSGGFVALASIIMALVGARFSDKIPDHGLSSSFASILIILAIVIWINGIRRDRHSDDSDGQDTKIPDIPVWRSISASVLAGGSGFITGFMGAGGGTNLLLILLFVNRFPIHKALGTSILIMSLTAASGVIGHASMGNVNITAGLTIAMAAIFTGIFCAREASKISEKSLSRLMSIVYLVLGILMLTIQVQAT; this comes from the coding sequence ATGCTTATGTTTACAGGGCGCACCAATGTCTCTTTGACCTATAAGTATCTGATGGATATTGTTTTTCTGATCATCATCGGCATTTTTACCGGACTTGTTACCGGCCTCACCGGAGCCTCCGGGGTTATGGTTGTGGTTCCCCTCATCCACCTTCTTTTAAAATTTTCCATCCACGAAGCCATTGGTACCAGCCTGCTGGTGGATGTGCTCACTCCACTCGCCATTGCGTATACATTTTACAAGAATGGAAACATCGACATGAAATCCGGTGGATTTGTCGCACTGGCGTCCATTATTATGGCGCTGGTAGGTGCGCGTTTCTCCGATAAAATTCCCGACCACGGATTAAGTTCATCATTTGCTTCCATTCTTATCATATTGGCCATCGTCATATGGATTAACGGGATTCGCCGCGATCGTCACAGTGACGACAGCGACGGACAGGATACAAAAATTCCGGATATTCCGGTCTGGCGCAGCATTTCAGCATCAGTGCTTGCCGGAGGAAGTGGGTTTATAACGGGTTTTATGGGTGCCGGAGGAGGAACGAATCTTTTATTGATTCTTCTGTTTGTCAATCGCTTCCCAATTCACAAAGCACTAGGAACTTCCATTTTGATTATGTCGCTTACCGCTGCCTCGGGAGTTATTGGCCATGCCAGCATGGGTAACGTGAATATCACAGCCGGACTAACCATTGCCATGGCTGCTATTTTTACCGGTATCTTCTGCGCCCGAGAGGCCAGTAAAATCAGCGAGAAATCCTTGTCAAGACTAATGAGTATTGTCTATCTGGTTCTGGGGATATTAATGCTCACCATTCAGGTCCAGGCCACCTAA